In Oryctolagus cuniculus chromosome 18, mOryCun1.1, whole genome shotgun sequence, the DNA window TGAATTCTCCTCTTTGGACCTCAGTTTCTCAAGGAGTAAAGATGAAAATCTCGTAACAACCGCTAatgctttttaaagtatttatttgaaggacagagacaaacagacacagagacctctcatccgttggttcactcctcaaataatgcaacagccagggctgggccacaccaaagaaggagccaagaattcagtctgggtctcccacacaggtggcagggacccagtcacttgagccatcgcctgtgtgcagtagcaggaagctggaatcagggctggagccaggactcaaacccaggcactgctgtCCAGTGGGCCTCTGCAGTGAGACGGATGTCCGAGGAGTGCCCTGCCCAACATGAGCCACCAGCCACACGTGGCTGTTGGACCCTCTACAGTGAGACGGAGTCAGAGGAGTGCCCTGCCCAACATGAGCCACCAGCCACACCTGGCTGTTGGACCCTCTGCAGTGAGACGGATGTCAGAGGAGTGCCCTGCCCAACGTGGAGCCACCAGCCACACCTGGCTGTTGGACCCTCTGCAGTGAGACGGATGTCCGAGGAGTGCCCTGCCCAACATGAGCCACCAGCCACACATGGCCATTGGACCCTCTACAGTGAGACGGAGTCAGAGGAGTGCCCTGCCCAATGTGGAGCCACCAGCCACACGTGGCTGTGGAACCCTTGAAGGTAGTGTAACTGAGGAAACATTTCACTTTGACTCAATTCTAACTCATTTGAATATCTGCATGTGCTAATGGATGGGGAAGTTTTAAACTGCCatgctggccggtgccgcggctcactgggctgatcctctgcctccggtgccggcaccccaggttctaatccaggttggggcgccggattctgtcccggttgctcctcttgctgtggcccgggagtgcagtggaggatggcccaagtgcctgggccctgcacccgcacaggagatcaggaggaagcacctggatcctggtttcggatcggcgcagcggccatttggggggtgaaccaaaggaaggaagacctttctctctctctctctctctcactgtctaactctgcctataaaaaaggGTATAACCGTCTTCGGGAGCTGCAGCAGCTGTGCTATGTCTGGGAGATCTTCGAGGGCGCCGTCGCTCTTTTCTCTCAGTAACCCCGGGGCCTGCAGACGACCCAGCACACAGTGGGTGTTCTGTCATATGGAAAGTTCTGCAGGTGGCACAGAGGAGGCCCACAGAAAGGTGGGCTTGGGTGTCCTGACACTGCACCCATCACTCCCTAGGGACAGCAGCAAGGAGCAGGTGAGGACCAAGTCTGGACACGTGCCCCGGCTGGCAGAGCCTTCCCAGGGCTGTCAGGTCACGCTGCGGTCAGGCAAGAGACAGGTGTGGGAGGCGGCCAGCCCAGTCAGGTGAGGACACAGGGCACCCAGTTTCCGCGTCTCAGTGACCCCGTGGCAGAGGGGACGCTGCAGACCGTGTCCAGGTGCACGCACAGGTGCTCTGTGTCCTCACTCACATCCCCAGGAACAGGGCGGCCAGACTTCAGGGTCTGCCCCGCTGCCCCCTCTGTCCTCTCAGCCCTGAGCAGTCACATGGGTCCTGGGTCTCCAACTCCTGAGCAGCTCTCTTGCCTCTGCTCTCCGCTCCACGTGGCGCTGTCCTACCTGGGCACTCACGTCCGTCCTCCTGGCCTGCCACATACCCATCCGCCTGGTGCCTGGCGCCAGCACATAGCACTCTCCTCCACGCTCTCCGTGGGCTCTCAGTGTCCCTCTGGGCGCCCCCAGACCTGAGCTCAGTTCCCTCTTCTCCGCTTCGCCTGGGAGGGGACCCCCATCTGGCTTTTCTCCACCCCCATCTGCAGCGcaagccccaccccagcctgcgcTTCCCACCTTTTCAGCGCCCGCAAGcttctctctgccccacccctggccccGTCGTCACATGCCTGGGCCACGTCCTGGAGGACAGCTTCCCTATGggtccctgccccaggccctcccacAGCTGCCTGCCCACTCACAGCCAGGCTGACGCACCTCTGCTTCTCATTGGCACATAAGAACTGCACACATGCATGGGGGGATGGGGTGGCGTTGATGCCACAATGGTGTCATGATCAGAGCAGAGCATGTAGGCCCCCATCACTCCAAACATTTGCCGTCCAATGGACTCGTTAGGGAAACTGGGATAATGTCACTCGTATGTGCTAATCTCTTCCATATCCTCCCAATTGttctgactttaaaatgtataatatacATTGAAATGTataatacacacattttaaagtACATTATAATATGTATTACGCATATAATGTACATATACCTACatactgtgtgtgtatatttgtgtgtagaTACTTGTGTGTCTAagtgtgcatgtgcatatatgtgtgtatgacatTCCGTGGCCACAGGTTCTGCATCCTTAGAGTCAACCAATCCTGGACtgaaaatcttcaaagaaaaaaaatgcgtCCTAAACGTGTCCAGACTTCTTTCCTTGTCATTGTTCCTTAGTGACACACTCTCAAAGCgatttacatagcatttgcacCTTTTTAGGTTCTGTGCAAATACTACCGCTGTTCTATACAAGGGTTTATGGTACCTGCTGGGGTCCTGGAACCAGCCCCTGAGGGATGGTGAGGgactaacacacacacatgaaaaatcaGAAAGTATTAACATTGCCTCCACATGGTGGGATTATGGGTAATAGTCTCCATCGTCCCTCTGCTCCCAGATGTGTGCCAGGAACACACGGGTATTACCTTTATGATCAGAAACACGCAATCGTTGCTGTTTTTCAAGTGAGCACAGAAGCAAACCAGCCACCCTGGAGGCCAGCAATTAACAAACCCTGTCTCCCAGGTGCTCTGAGTTAACTTTCCGCAGCCAATTTAGCAGAGCGGGGCCTGGTGCTGGCTCGGGGCCTCATCAGCTTCGGCGCTAATGGCCCCTCCTGGAACCTCTCTACTTGCAGGCCGCGTAATTGCCAGCACTTTATCCAGCTCCCTCCGCGCTGGCCAGAAAAAGTGACCTCACCTCCGGTGGGGAGGTGAAGACAACAGGGGAAAGCAGCACTGGGCCTGCAGGAGCCGCCTGGGAATCAATCGGTCTGAACTGAGCTCCGGGGAGCGGGCGGAGAGCTGTGCTGGGGCTGGTTTtgttgttcttttgcctgctgcCGGCTGCCGGAGTCTCCTGTTCTCtgtggcccccacccccactcccatggGGTCAGAACCTTGGCTTCCTCCCAACCCCAGGGCTCAGCTGGCTCCTGCCCACACTCGGGCTTAGAATTGCAGATGAGACGCAGCTGTGGTTTTCTTGGTATCTAAATACTCACTTACCGATTCTTAAGTATGATATAAGCATTTTATCATTCACATCTCCCAGTAGTTCTCTCCCTGGGTTCTCCTCTGCTCACAGGAACGCTGCCTCCAGTTTGCCACAGACCTtgacatgcacacatgtacagaTGCACACACTGGCtgtgatggtcagggctgggccaggccttagcccaggagcctggagctccatccgggtctcccacgtgggtggcaggggcctctcttcccctgctttcccacccaggccatttgcagggagctggattggaagtggagcagccgggactcaaaccagtgcccatatgagatgccagtgtcacaggctgtggcttaccctgctgagcCACCGTGCCAGGCCCACAGAACTCCTTTCTTGAAGGCAACATACTCTTCAATATATGCATGTACCATAGAGTTAGCCACTCTTCAGCATGTAttgtggggtgcagggcaccgTGCAGTACAGTTGTGAAAAAGAAGTGTTACAGTCAGgcaacacagagacacacagtggTAAAGAAAGGCAGGGGCCGGGTGGCGCagaggtaaagcccccacctgcagtgccagcatcccatatgggtgccggttcgagtcccggctgctccacttcccatccagctctctgccatggcctgggaaagcagcagcagatggcccaagtccttgggccctgaagctgtgtgggagacccagatgaagctcttagctttggcctgacccagccttggctgttgcagctatttggggagtgaaccagcagcatgatctctctctctctccctctctctctcggtaactttgcctttcagttaaataaattaaaaaaaaaatttttttttagaaaaagacattctaaagatttttaaaggGATATATGAGTTTAAGTGAGTTCTTAAATTCACTTAGAAGAGAAAGTGTATATCCCAATAAAACCTCTTTTAGAAGTTAGAAAAAGAATGAACAGTGAGAACAGTGAGGAGAATGGAGCAGACCATCAGAACAGGTGAACCCTCCCCcccaacacgcacacacacagggcatCTTCCTGCATAATAAAGTCACACCTTACTGCCAGAGAGTGTGTCACGTCTGTGTGAGCAGGAACTACTCTGCAACAGAATGGACAAATCAGTGAAACCGGGAGCCATAGGGGCGAGAAAGGAACCACATCGAGAGAGGACAGACTGTGTGAGTCCAAGGATTGAAAATCCTAACATGCCAAGGCGTGTGTGGCGACAGAAAGCAGGCCAGTGGCTTCCTGGGCACAGGGAAGGATGGGAAGGATTGTGCAGGCGGATTCATAGACCAACACATGTGGGACACGTCACAAAAGACAGTGCAGGTCCCTGTGGCTTAGGTACTCAAGTAAAATTCTAGGAGAATGCtggagaaaagcagagatagagctctctcccatctgttggttcacttcctaaacacctccaacagccaggcctaCATTTGGAGTcttgaaactccatccgggtctcccacatcagggacagggacccaagtgctgagCCAtcggctgtctcccagggtgcacatcagtaggtgttgggattgggagcagagccttgACTCGAACGCGGGCACTGtgttgtgggatgcaggtgtcccgagcagctcgtctgctgtgccaaatgcctagcCCTGAAACTTCTTAATTTTTCCACGGAGAGACTTAATCAATACAAGGAGAAGGCAATCTATGAAGTAGGAGAAAATTTATTATCAATGAACCATGTCCTATTCGGGTCAATGCCCGGAATATAAAGGATTCTGTCACTCAACACCTTTTGACAGTAGGAGAGATGACACAGCTTCAGCATTTTACTCTGGAACTCGTCACAGTTGAAATGTGTATACGAATTTTATCCTCATAAAATTGCTTAAAGGTTAAATTGGCTATAATGTACTTGGAAAGTCCTGGTACGGTAATATTTTATCTCTGTAATAGTAAAGGCTATTAAGTAGCTTGTgcagtaatattccatggtgtaataaaaggaaaaaaggcagGCAGACTGCACTACCTACAGAGCATCACCTTTAACCCCACACAGCCAGCAGGCCTCCTTTTCATAAAAAGATGCTCACTCACTGGTCTGTGGGAAGAACCTTGGAAGCATCAGATGTTTCAAACTCAGATCAAGTGGCGGCGCAGTGGCCCACCCACACCTGTGCAGCTGGCCCTCTGCTGCCATCTGCTGGGCTGTACAGATCTGCATCTCTGAGCGTCTCCAAGCCTCACGCCTAGCCAGGATGCACACCTCTCACTCTCTGAAGTTTTTCTCCACTGTGCATAACACAAGACAATTTCTCACCATGAGGCCTCATTGTGTTCTCCCTCCATAATTTAAAAACTTAGCCACAGGCCCACGTAACATTGCAATTCCCTCTCAATGTTGTCTTGCCAGCCCACGATGAGGGGGCAGCTGAATCATGTCCACGGGGGCGCACAGACAGGCCCGCTGGGACTTTCCTGTTGGTTCTTATCTGGAGCACAGGCTTCTTTGGCGAGTTCTCCTCTGATCCTGTGGGTGTGAAAAGCACCAAGCCACCATTCCTGTgtggggaatcttccatcttgcTAGGTgagctatgtctttttttttttttttttcttaaaatttattggtggggggcagggagggtaagaaagagaatttttcttttttaacttttatttagtaaatataaatttccaaagtacagtttattgattacaatggctttcccccccataacttccctcccactcccacccctcccatctcccacccctcccatctcccgctccctctcccattccgttcacatcaagattttcttttattttttggacaggcagagtggacagtgagagagagagacagagagaaaggtcttcctttttgccattggttcaccctccaatggccgccacggctggcgcgctgtggccggcgcaccgcgctgatccgatggcaggagccaggtgcttctcctggtctcccatggggtgcaggacccaagcacttggaccatcctccactgcactcccgggccacagcagagagccggcctggaagaggggcaaccgggacagaatccggcgccccaaccgggactagaacccagtgtgccggcgccgcaaggcggaggattagcctagtgagccgcggcgccggcctgagactAACACTTCACACAGCTTCTGCTGTGTGCCATAAACTCACATCACACCATTTTATCATTGGCTTTGAGGCCCAAGACCGGATTCCTGGGACTCTGCTTTCAAATGGATCTTCGTGTGGCGCTTGAAAGTCCCCAGCTGCCGGAAGGTGTGGCCACACGTGTCACACCGGTAGGGCTTCGTGTTGGTGTGGATGCGTTGGTGGACGTTCAGGTTCCCCTTGTGGCTGAAGCACTTGTCGCAGTACTGACATTTGTACGGCCGCTCGTTGGTGTGGATCCGCCTGTGAGTGAGCAGGCTGGCCTCGTGAGTGAACCTGTGGCTGCAGACTTCACACATGTAGGGCTTCTCGCCGCTGTGGATCCGCTGGTGGACTCGAAGGTCTGAGGCCTGCATGAAGCCCTTCTTACAGGACTCACACTGGTAAGGCCTCTCTCCCGTGTGTGTCCTCTGGTGTATGACAAACTGAGACCTGTAGTTAAAGCTCTTGGGGCAGTCAGAGCACTGATACAGTGCTGCATTTTGGCGAGCAGAACTGACTGGTTTTGTAGCGCTGGGTGCATCAGATGGATTTACTCCAACCTGTCTTGGGATTTCTCCGCTTTCAGACTGGGTGGCTCCTCCTTGCTCCCTTGACGAGGTGGGGCTGCTGTTCCTTCTGGAATGTCTTGGATGTGGTGTTGAAGCTTCTCCCTCCAAAACTGGGGTGGAAGATGGGTCGGCGTGCGTGTTTTCAACAGGAAGTTCTTCTTGGGGGCTCTCCCCATCCTCTGCACAACCAAAATCTGCTGGAAGAAGGAATTCCACACATGGCATTTAGTACAGAGCATTTGCAACGAGAGTCACTCAAACCACACAGTGATGTTGGCTGAGAACTGCCCGTCGACCTCAGAAGCCTACAAGATGGACGGTAGGGCCCTGGACAGTCAGGTCTGGCCACAGATGGCCAACTCCCCAGGGAcgtaccccaccccacccgccaACACAGAAAAGGAAGAGCACAGCCAACTCTCCAGGGGTCCTCAGTCTCCACACTCACCGGGACCCTCCGGAAGGTACAGCTCTGCCGGTTCCACTGCTGTCGCCTCTTGTCTGTCTGCCCTCACGTCCTCCTCTTGAAAGTCTGGCTTGGGGCTCAGCCCCTGTGGGTCTCTGCTTACAGGAACGATCGCTGGCAGGGCTTCCTCTCCCTGGGAAAGGCAACCAAGCAGAAGTACTCATACATCCGAGCTGCATGGAGCTCGGAAACCTTCCTTCCTTTTGGGACCTGGCCTTCCTAAGGACAGAGTTTTGCGGATATGTCCAGACTTCCAGTGGGCCACCCATCGCCCCACGTGAGCACCTCACCCAGTCTCCACACCAACCTGTAACAACCGCTACACCAAGCCCCATGCATtccaccccttccttcctttacgcggtcttcaaaaagttcgtggaaaaccaTTATTAGAAAAACTATTCTtggtcttcaaaaaaatttttgcaccaaaataagcgtatcttttaaaaatatatatttctgtctatctgaaaggcagagccaagtgggaaaaggagaggagagagatcttccatctactggttcactcctccaaatgcctgtaacagccaggtggaagccaggatcccagaactccatctaggtctcccgtgtgtttgacaggggcccaagcacttacgccatcccctgctgcctcccagggcacattaccaggaagctggatcagaagtggaggtgctgggattcaaactggcacgcCA includes these proteins:
- the ZSCAN5B gene encoding zinc finger and SCAN domain-containing protein 5B, with protein sequence MPSEDTPLNGQGGDTEEWHTRFRAFSGSDCSDPIQDLRTLVELCHRWLRPDLHTKEQIMDLLVLEQFMISMPQDLQVLVKENGVRSCRQLEEVLRRHREPKQWTVVVLNGQKFLQRNSDVQMVEVEPSDMNDAIDLTLQHPSSVSQIHPEGSQQMNQTVQDPTRGPTVVVLNGQKFLQRNSDVQMVEVEPSDMNDAIDLTLQHPSSGEEALPAIVPVSRDPQGLSPKPDFQEEDVRADRQEATAVEPAELYLPEGPDFGCAEDGESPQEELPVENTHADPSSTPVLEGEASTPHPRHSRRNSSPTSSREQGGATQSESGEIPRQVGVNPSDAPSATKPVSSARQNAALYQCSDCPKSFNYRSQFVIHQRTHTGERPYQCESCKKGFMQASDLRVHQRIHSGEKPYMCEVCSHRFTHEASLLTHRRIHTNERPYKCQYCDKCFSHKGNLNVHQRIHTNTKPYRCDTCGHTFRQLGTFKRHTKIHLKAESQESGLGPQSQ